The following proteins are encoded in a genomic region of Aquifex aeolicus VF5:
- a CDS encoding KH domain-containing protein: MSALKDIVELTAKELVDNKDKVRVTEIEGEKTVVIELRVDPAELGKVIGKQGRIARALRTILTAIGRKIGKRVVLEILE; this comes from the coding sequence ATGAGCGCACTCAAGGACATTGTTGAACTCACAGCAAAAGAATTAGTAGACAACAAGGACAAAGTGAGAGTTACCGAGATTGAAGGAGAAAAGACCGTTGTAATTGAGCTCAGGGTTGACCCTGCTGAGCTCGGTAAGGTTATCGGAAAGCAGGGTAGGATCGCAAGAGCTCTCAGAACCATCCTCACCGCAATCGGTAGAAAGATAGGAAAGAGGGTGGTTCTGGAAATACTTGAGTAA
- a CDS encoding MATE family efflux transporter — protein MQRIIVNPNEPYLSVIKKVVKLSIPIIVVNLLYTVENMISMILVSSISPSAVAATGFSLSLLWFIYSLMALSYSGTNILIAQFVGAKKDPSPILINGLFLSFLISLPLFFYGKDFVLFLMKVLGASETVRSLAKEYLTPIFWFIPIGFLTNTFYGAYNGAGDTKTPMKVAIIMNLTHIGTAYTLINGKFGLPKLGVEGAGWGIAISEILAFFIYTFLLIFFKKPFPLHLRLEPKLLFKMVRLGTPTALERAITTLSFNVFVGFLAKFGDKVLAAHQIGLRIESISFMIGFGVMIASTTLAGQNYGARNYRGMVHAVNTSAHFTALVMSLTGLILILFPHYLVYPFSRDPEVIEWASYYLQIVGISQPAMAYASIYSGALKGMGKTHIPLFVNISSFWLFRIIPSYFLLKVIHSPLVPWGFMTFETAVRALFYYTVFKKVVGKLLQTFQKEEEPEGEDAEGDKPLDEVRSKVT, from the coding sequence ATGCAAAGGATTATTGTGAATCCCAACGAGCCGTATCTGAGCGTTATAAAGAAAGTTGTAAAACTCTCCATACCCATAATAGTGGTGAACCTCCTCTACACTGTGGAAAACATGATATCCATGATTCTCGTTTCCTCCATTTCTCCCTCCGCGGTTGCGGCGACGGGTTTTTCCCTCTCGCTTCTCTGGTTCATCTACTCCCTGATGGCTCTCTCCTACTCGGGAACGAACATTTTAATAGCCCAGTTCGTCGGGGCAAAAAAGGACCCATCTCCCATACTCATAAACGGTTTATTCTTGTCCTTCTTAATTTCCCTCCCTTTGTTCTTTTACGGAAAGGATTTCGTTCTGTTTTTAATGAAAGTTCTCGGGGCGAGTGAAACGGTAAGGAGTCTGGCAAAGGAATACCTCACTCCCATTTTCTGGTTCATACCAATCGGCTTTTTAACGAATACCTTTTACGGAGCTTACAACGGAGCCGGGGACACAAAGACACCCATGAAGGTCGCCATAATCATGAACTTAACGCACATAGGCACCGCTTATACCCTGATAAACGGAAAGTTCGGACTTCCAAAACTCGGAGTGGAGGGTGCTGGTTGGGGAATAGCGATTTCGGAGATACTCGCCTTTTTTATATACACCTTTCTCCTCATCTTTTTTAAAAAGCCCTTTCCCCTGCACCTCAGACTTGAGCCGAAACTGCTCTTTAAAATGGTGAGACTCGGGACACCTACCGCTCTTGAGAGGGCTATAACCACGCTTTCCTTTAACGTCTTCGTAGGTTTTCTTGCCAAATTCGGGGACAAGGTTCTCGCAGCCCACCAGATAGGTCTCAGGATAGAGAGCATTTCCTTTATGATAGGCTTCGGTGTGATGATTGCGAGCACAACGCTGGCGGGTCAGAATTACGGAGCAAGGAACTACCGCGGAATGGTTCACGCGGTAAACACCTCCGCCCACTTTACGGCCCTCGTTATGAGCTTAACGGGTTTAATCCTCATACTCTTTCCCCACTACCTCGTTTATCCCTTCAGCAGGGATCCGGAAGTAATCGAGTGGGCCTCTTACTACCTTCAGATAGTCGGAATTTCTCAGCCCGCTATGGCTTACGCGTCCATATACTCTGGGGCGTTAAAGGGTATGGGAAAGACGCATATACCCCTCTTCGTAAACATAAGCTCCTTCTGGCTATTCAGGATAATCCCTTCTTACTTTTTGCTTAAGGTTATTCACTCTCCCTTAGTTCCCTGGGGTTTTATGACTTTTGAGACCGCCGTAAGGGCTCTCTTCTATTACACTGTGTTTAAAAAAGTCGTGGGAAAACTCCTTCAGACCTTCCAGAAGGAGGAAGAGCCCGAGGGAGAGGACGCTGAGGGAGATAAACCTCTTGACGAAGTAAGGAGTAAAGTAACGTGA
- the ribH gene encoding 6,7-dimethyl-8-ribityllumazine synthase — protein MQIYEGKLTAEGLRFGIVASRFNHALVDRLVEGAIDCIVRHGGREEDITLVRVPGSWEIPVAAGELARKEDIDAVIAIGVLIRGATPHFDYIASEVSKGLANLSLELRKPITFGVITADTLEQAIERAGTKHGNKGWEAALSAIEMANLFKSLR, from the coding sequence ATGCAAATTTACGAAGGGAAACTAACCGCTGAAGGGCTGAGGTTCGGTATAGTGGCTTCCAGGTTCAACCACGCACTCGTGGATAGACTAGTTGAGGGAGCTATAGACTGCATAGTAAGACACGGGGGAAGGGAAGAAGACATAACGCTCGTTAGAGTGCCGGGCTCCTGGGAAATTCCCGTGGCTGCGGGAGAGCTTGCGAGAAAAGAGGACATAGACGCTGTGATAGCGATAGGAGTTCTAATAAGGGGGGCTACTCCCCACTTTGATTACATAGCCTCTGAAGTGTCAAAAGGGCTTGCGAACCTTTCCTTAGAACTGAGAAAACCCATAACCTTCGGTGTTATAACTGCGGACACCTTGGAGCAGGCGATAGAAAGGGCGGGAACAAAGCACGGGAATAAGGGCTGGGAAGCTGCACTTTCCGCAATAGAAATGGCAAACTTATTTAAGAGTCTGAGATGA
- the rpsP gene encoding 30S ribosomal protein S16, with the protein MAVRIRLAKFGRKHHPIYRIVVMDAKSPREGKYIDILGTYDPKRKVLINVYPEKVKEWVLKGVELSHRAKAILWNHGILKEVVPEGYEMKRVGDYYVFEKRESKKSKGGEAA; encoded by the coding sequence TTGGCGGTAAGGATAAGGCTCGCTAAATTCGGAAGGAAACACCACCCCATATACAGAATAGTGGTAATGGACGCAAAGTCTCCAAGAGAAGGAAAGTACATAGACATTCTGGGGACTTACGACCCTAAGAGAAAGGTTCTCATTAACGTTTACCCTGAGAAGGTGAAGGAATGGGTTTTAAAGGGAGTTGAGCTATCTCATAGAGCTAAAGCTATTTTGTGGAATCATGGTATCTTAAAGGAAGTCGTTCCCGAAGGTTATGAGATGAAAAGGGTAGGTGATTATTACGTTTTTGAAAAGCGTGAATCCAAAAAATCCAAAGGAGGTGAAGCGGCATGA
- the hisS gene encoding histidine--tRNA ligase — protein sequence MNIQSVRGFHDILGKDAKKFRKISDTARKILKLYNFEEIILPVVEYAELFQRSVGETTDIVQKEMFVFEDRKGRKLALRPEGTAGTVRAFIQHKLYALRPYVKLFYEGPMFRYERPQAGRYRQFHQIGAEVFGVAEPHADAEIIKIVYDILQALGIKGVVVEINSLGCKKDREAYREALLNYLTGVKEELCSDCISRMDRNPLRVLDCKVETCKVAVREAPKMIDFLCDECREHYEKLKNYLKALDIPFRENYNLVRGLDYYTRTVFEAVSDELGLTLIAGGRYDYLVEELGGPPTPALGFALGVERLMLLLPDEEEKEEVYFVIPFGDVHEYALRVADILRKKGKVVEYSYRKGGLKKQLEFADKLGVKYAVIIGEDEVKNQEVTIKDMETGEQRRVKLSEL from the coding sequence ATGAACATACAGAGCGTAAGGGGATTTCACGACATACTGGGAAAAGACGCAAAGAAGTTCAGAAAAATCTCGGACACCGCAAGGAAGATACTAAAACTTTACAACTTTGAGGAGATAATCCTTCCTGTTGTTGAGTACGCAGAACTCTTCCAAAGGAGTGTGGGAGAAACCACTGACATAGTCCAGAAAGAGATGTTCGTATTTGAGGACAGAAAAGGGAGAAAGCTTGCATTAAGACCGGAAGGGACCGCGGGAACTGTGAGAGCCTTTATCCAACACAAACTCTACGCTCTGAGACCTTATGTGAAGCTCTTTTACGAGGGACCTATGTTCAGGTACGAGAGACCCCAGGCGGGAAGGTATAGGCAATTCCACCAGATAGGTGCGGAAGTCTTCGGCGTTGCAGAACCTCACGCGGACGCAGAAATAATAAAGATCGTTTACGACATACTTCAGGCACTCGGGATCAAGGGGGTTGTTGTTGAGATAAATTCCCTTGGATGTAAAAAAGACAGGGAGGCTTACAGGGAGGCATTACTTAACTACCTAACAGGAGTGAAAGAAGAACTCTGCAGTGATTGCATAAGCAGAATGGACAGGAACCCTTTGAGGGTTCTGGACTGCAAAGTAGAGACCTGCAAAGTCGCGGTGAGAGAAGCTCCTAAAATGATAGACTTTCTGTGCGATGAATGCAGGGAACACTACGAAAAACTAAAGAATTACTTAAAGGCCCTTGACATTCCCTTCAGGGAAAACTACAACCTCGTGAGGGGGCTTGATTACTACACTAGGACCGTATTTGAGGCGGTCTCCGACGAGCTCGGACTCACGCTAATCGCAGGCGGGAGGTATGATTACTTAGTTGAGGAGCTCGGAGGTCCTCCCACTCCCGCCCTCGGGTTTGCCCTTGGAGTTGAAAGGTTAATGCTTCTTCTTCCAGACGAGGAGGAAAAAGAAGAGGTTTACTTCGTCATTCCCTTCGGAGACGTTCACGAGTACGCCCTCAGAGTTGCGGACATTTTAAGGAAGAAAGGAAAGGTAGTTGAGTATTCCTACAGAAAAGGAGGGCTGAAAAAACAACTGGAGTTTGCCGACAAACTCGGCGTTAAATACGCCGTTATCATCGGTGAAGACGAGGTGAAGAACCAGGAAGTGACGATTAAGGACATGGAAACGGGAGAGCAAAGGAGGGTTAAATTATCGGAGTTATGA
- a CDS encoding DUF4149 domain-containing protein: MKEKLALALLSFFLGLGSFFSFYVAPTLFKVLERQQAGAVVEKVFPVYFGLGIILVGISLFLGRDSGKLFLSLGILNLLLLLLQEFIVIPKLHGLKATNYELFLKYHGVSMGINLAILLLTLGKVLILIFKR; this comes from the coding sequence ATGAAAGAAAAATTAGCCTTAGCCCTGCTCTCTTTTTTTCTGGGGCTTGGTTCCTTCTTCAGTTTTTACGTTGCACCTACCCTTTTTAAAGTTTTAGAAAGACAGCAGGCGGGAGCTGTAGTAGAAAAAGTTTTTCCCGTTTACTTCGGACTTGGTATCATTTTAGTGGGCATTTCTCTCTTTCTTGGGAGAGACTCTGGAAAACTCTTTTTATCTCTTGGAATTCTTAACCTTTTACTTTTATTACTTCAGGAATTTATCGTAATACCTAAGCTTCACGGTTTGAAGGCTACCAATTATGAGCTTTTTTTAAAGTACCACGGAGTATCCATGGGAATAAACCTCGCGATTTTACTTCTGACTTTAGGGAAAGTTCTTATACTAATTTTCAAGAGGTAA
- the nusB gene encoding transcription antitermination factor NusB, with amino-acid sequence MRYRKGARDTAFLVLYRWDLRGENPGELFKEVVEEKNIKNKDAYEYAKKLVDTAVRHIEEIDSIIEKHLKGWSIDRLGYVERNALRLGVAELIFLKSKEPGRVFIDIVDLVKKYADEKAGKFVNGVLSAIYKAYITSSKEEKPSLKSE; translated from the coding sequence ATGAGGTATCGGAAAGGTGCAAGGGACACCGCCTTCCTGGTTTTATACAGGTGGGACTTAAGGGGTGAAAATCCAGGAGAACTCTTCAAAGAAGTTGTGGAGGAAAAAAACATTAAAAACAAGGACGCCTACGAATACGCCAAAAAGCTTGTGGATACCGCGGTAAGGCACATAGAGGAAATAGACTCTATAATAGAAAAACACCTGAAGGGCTGGAGTATAGACAGACTCGGCTACGTTGAGAGGAATGCCCTGAGGCTTGGAGTTGCCGAACTCATCTTTTTAAAGAGTAAGGAACCTGGAAGGGTGTTTATAGACATAGTGGATTTAGTAAAGAAGTACGCGGACGAAAAGGCAGGAAAGTTCGTAAACGGAGTGCTTTCCGCCATTTACAAGGCTTACATTACTTCTTCAAAAGAAGAAAAACCAAGTTTAAAATCAGAGTGA